A region from the Polyodon spathula isolate WHYD16114869_AA unplaced genomic scaffold, ASM1765450v1 scaffolds_539, whole genome shotgun sequence genome encodes:
- the LOC121308188 gene encoding ras-related protein Ral-B-like, whose product MAASKSKNQSSLALHKVIMVGSGGVGKSALTLQFMYDEFVEDYEPTKADSYRKKVVLDGEEVQIDILDTAGQEDYAAIRDNYFRSGEGFLLVFSITEHESFSSTAEFREQILRVKSEEDKIPLLVVGNKSDLEERRQVMVDEARSKAEEWGVQYVETSAKTRANVDKVNHKE is encoded by the exons ATGGCAGCAAGCAAGAGTAAGAACCAGAGCTCCCTGGCCCTGCACAAGGTGATCATGGTGGGCAGTGGTGGTGTGGGCAAGTCCGCCCTCACACTGCAGTTCATGTACGACGAG TTTGTAGAAGACTACGAGCCCACAAAGGCAGACAGCTACAGGAAGAAGGTGGTGCTGGACGGAGAGGAGGTGCAGATAGACATCCTGGACACTGCTGGACAGGAGGACTATGCAGCTATCCGGGATAACTACTTCCGCAGCGGGGAGGGCTTCCTCCTGGTGTTCTCCATAACGGAGCACGAGTCCTTCTCCTCCACAGCCGAATTCAG GGAACAGATTTTGCGGGTGAAGTCAGAGGAGGATAAAATCCCATTGCTTGTGGTTGGGAACAAGTCAGATTTGGAAGAGCGGAGACAGGTGATGGTGGACGAAGCCAGGAGCAAAGCAGAGGAGTGGGGAGTTCAATATGTAGAGACATCCGCCAAGACCAGAGCCAACGTAGACAAGGTAAATCACAAGGAATGA